The Spirosoma radiotolerans genome has a window encoding:
- a CDS encoding hybrid sensor histidine kinase/response regulator transcription factor, producing the protein MRLLCVVFYLLPFSLFAQPGGWQEITISEGLSQGMIYDLKQDQRGFIWAATKDGLNRYDGYNFTVFTHNTYNKYSLSSNACSTLLVDRHGRLWIGTLNRGLNLYNDRTQQFYHIDMSDPASPDAGNYEISLLAEDPEGNIWVGTSQNKLVKVTLSGTLKSGFPEQPDVTSGVEFSRFSFPLHGGSSGSAPARISFQANGQAVVSAARELYRLNWRQPMPATYSQIKRFGSLATLFKATPDGQQPDYWFGFSADTLIGWQQTKRKAIRLPPTKNSSVYLSSIDHQTIAVATPDFLWLMSPAQLYAQDSLSVRNAFAVMPSNVFAVTKILIDRTGNVWVGTAGYGLRKFNPHVKQFQIYLPNSSLSYLFQDQQAQIYVRNQFDYGRLDRSSNRWKPFLSKSGLTLNDRPAYIIQDHQGFFWVSMANDQADPPVHRLVKFSANWQQLKTYRLPPGIAFGLYGNQTREDKAGHLWIGAANGRLVRFDPITETFQVFSYQDLLLRQTAESETYSLYFDGAGTGWIGTQGGLIRIDHPQATPTFSIYKNDIAKPESLSNDFVSSTIDDPDQPDKYLWVSTKGGGLEQLSKKTGQFRHFTEAQGLPNKVVYGILVDEFKNLWMSTNRGLARFNPRTFKFRNYTKADGLQDDEFNTGSFLKTASGELLFGGINGLTAFQPRNIAATMTKAAPLVQLIGLKINNEAIAVGAPDGILPASIEQTRELDLLHTQNLVTLEFALMDYTNSAKNQYRYRLDGIDQDWVDAGTNRFANYAQLPSGTYTFELESSANGEIWSKSLPLVIRIHPPYYRSWWAYLLYVCILLFMGWLLYKFQKQRWFLQQQVALEQKEAVRLAELDVLKTQFFTNISHEFRTPLTLILGPLTALKQQLQTEKVVTLTAPVVHVMEQNSNRLLSLINQLLDLSKLSASQLGPAPEIGDLSTFFRTLASSFSSLAESRQIQFSFTQPHARVQAKFDHDKIEKIVTNLLSNAFKFTPNGNRVYLRVDYPDPGETGELVITVEDTGIGIAQTDLAHIYERFYRRSSGPVAGEFNRTYEGTGIGLSLVSELVKVLGGTINVNSREGIGTRFKVRLPLTGIEQQTVEENVALSEPPERNMVPSQVLVNTPLPTPSTDNVLLIIDDNADIRAYVRTIFESNYHIIEAENGQSGLDKATTSLPNVIICDLMMPRLDGFEFCRLLKQQEVTSHIPVIMLTAKATVEDRIGGFELGADDYLTKPFNPTELEARVRNLVRQRERLYQRFTREQATSMTDTASAEVGKSGLLAAEQNFMDRLSAVVTQHIDDPEFTVEILAEALNMSRTQLFRKLKALTNTTATNYILDIRMTKAAQLLKGREESVTQVAYAVGFDNPSYFTKVFKERYGVLPSQFGKPPVRSVDSE; encoded by the coding sequence ATGCGTCTTCTTTGTGTAGTATTCTATCTACTACCTTTTTCCTTATTTGCTCAGCCTGGCGGCTGGCAGGAAATCACTATATCCGAAGGCTTGTCGCAGGGCATGATCTATGATCTCAAGCAGGATCAAAGGGGCTTTATATGGGCAGCGACCAAAGACGGACTGAATCGCTACGACGGCTATAATTTCACCGTTTTTACCCACAACACCTACAATAAGTACAGTCTGTCGTCTAATGCGTGTTCGACCTTACTCGTTGATCGCCATGGGCGGTTATGGATTGGCACGTTGAATCGAGGACTCAATCTGTATAACGACCGAACCCAACAGTTTTATCATATAGATATGAGTGATCCGGCTTCTCCTGACGCCGGAAATTATGAGATCAGTCTGTTGGCCGAAGATCCGGAAGGTAATATCTGGGTGGGAACCAGCCAGAACAAACTCGTTAAAGTTACCTTGTCCGGTACGCTAAAATCCGGTTTTCCCGAGCAGCCTGACGTCACGTCCGGGGTTGAGTTCAGCCGATTTTCGTTTCCGCTACATGGAGGAAGCAGTGGCAGCGCACCCGCGCGAATTAGCTTCCAGGCCAATGGGCAGGCAGTGGTCAGTGCTGCCCGAGAACTATACCGGCTAAATTGGCGTCAACCGATGCCCGCCACCTATTCACAAATCAAACGGTTTGGTTCGTTAGCCACCCTGTTCAAGGCAACACCGGACGGGCAGCAACCGGACTACTGGTTTGGATTCAGTGCCGATACGCTCATTGGGTGGCAACAGACCAAACGAAAAGCGATCAGATTACCACCAACCAAAAATTCCAGTGTTTATCTGAGCAGTATTGATCACCAGACGATAGCTGTGGCAACGCCCGACTTTTTGTGGCTTATGTCTCCCGCTCAACTCTACGCACAGGATAGTTTATCGGTGCGTAATGCGTTCGCCGTTATGCCATCGAATGTATTTGCTGTAACCAAAATCCTTATCGACAGGACCGGCAACGTCTGGGTGGGTACGGCAGGCTATGGGTTGCGTAAATTCAATCCGCACGTCAAACAGTTTCAGATTTACCTGCCTAACAGTTCCCTGTCTTACTTATTTCAGGACCAACAGGCACAAATCTATGTACGCAATCAATTCGATTATGGGCGGTTAGACCGTTCCAGCAATCGCTGGAAACCTTTTCTGTCTAAAAGCGGTCTGACGCTGAACGATAGGCCAGCGTATATTATACAGGACCATCAGGGCTTTTTCTGGGTATCCATGGCGAACGACCAGGCCGATCCACCTGTTCATCGACTCGTTAAGTTTTCAGCGAATTGGCAGCAGCTCAAAACCTACCGGCTGCCGCCCGGCATTGCCTTTGGTTTGTATGGAAACCAAACCCGGGAAGATAAAGCCGGACATCTGTGGATTGGGGCAGCCAATGGCAGGCTTGTTCGATTCGACCCGATTACTGAAACATTTCAGGTATTTTCGTATCAGGACCTGCTGCTTCGACAGACTGCCGAAAGCGAAACCTATTCGCTGTATTTCGATGGAGCTGGTACGGGCTGGATTGGTACACAGGGTGGTCTTATCCGGATCGATCATCCACAGGCTACCCCCACGTTTTCGATTTATAAAAACGACATAGCTAAACCCGAAAGTTTAAGCAATGATTTTGTATCCAGTACAATCGACGATCCTGACCAGCCGGATAAGTACCTGTGGGTAAGCACAAAAGGGGGTGGGCTGGAACAACTTTCTAAAAAGACGGGGCAGTTTCGGCATTTTACCGAAGCGCAGGGGCTACCCAATAAAGTAGTCTATGGCATTCTGGTGGATGAATTTAAAAATCTCTGGATGAGTACCAACCGGGGGTTAGCCCGGTTTAACCCCAGAACGTTCAAATTCCGTAACTATACCAAAGCCGATGGGCTTCAGGACGATGAGTTCAATACGGGTTCGTTTCTGAAAACTGCATCCGGCGAGTTACTCTTTGGGGGGATAAATGGGTTGACAGCCTTTCAACCCCGGAACATAGCGGCTACAATGACCAAAGCCGCTCCCTTGGTGCAGCTTATTGGGTTAAAAATAAATAACGAAGCCATTGCCGTGGGTGCCCCTGATGGTATTTTGCCGGCCAGTATAGAACAGACCCGGGAACTTGATTTATTGCATACACAGAATCTGGTAACACTGGAATTTGCGTTGATGGATTATACCAATTCGGCTAAAAATCAGTACCGATATCGGTTGGATGGCATCGACCAGGATTGGGTGGATGCTGGCACTAATCGCTTCGCCAACTATGCTCAACTGCCCAGTGGCACCTATACGTTTGAGCTGGAAAGTTCAGCTAACGGAGAAATCTGGAGCAAATCCCTACCACTAGTCATACGCATTCATCCGCCCTATTACCGGAGCTGGTGGGCTTACTTACTGTATGTCTGTATACTGCTATTCATGGGCTGGCTGCTATATAAGTTCCAGAAACAACGATGGTTTTTGCAGCAGCAGGTAGCGCTTGAGCAAAAAGAGGCCGTCCGGTTAGCGGAACTGGATGTGCTCAAAACACAGTTCTTTACGAATATTTCGCATGAGTTTCGTACCCCGCTGACGTTGATACTGGGTCCCTTGACCGCATTGAAACAGCAACTTCAGACAGAGAAGGTCGTTACGTTGACTGCACCAGTGGTTCATGTGATGGAGCAAAACAGTAACCGGTTACTGAGTCTGATCAACCAACTTCTCGACCTAAGCAAACTGTCGGCCAGCCAGCTTGGGCCGGCACCGGAGATTGGCGATCTAAGCACCTTTTTCCGAACCTTAGCCAGCTCCTTCAGTTCACTGGCCGAAAGCCGACAGATTCAGTTCTCATTCACGCAGCCACATGCCCGCGTTCAGGCTAAGTTCGATCATGACAAGATCGAAAAAATAGTTACTAATCTCCTCTCAAACGCTTTCAAATTTACCCCCAACGGCAACCGGGTTTATTTACGAGTTGATTACCCGGACCCAGGAGAAACCGGAGAGTTGGTCATTACAGTAGAGGACACCGGGATTGGTATTGCCCAAACTGATCTGGCGCATATTTATGAGCGATTTTATCGGCGGTCCTCTGGTCCGGTCGCTGGTGAATTCAACCGAACCTACGAAGGCACAGGTATTGGGCTATCGTTGGTTAGTGAGTTGGTAAAGGTACTGGGGGGCACAATCAATGTGAACAGTAGAGAAGGAATAGGCACGCGGTTCAAGGTTCGCTTACCGCTAACGGGTATCGAGCAACAAACGGTAGAAGAGAATGTAGCGCTGTCCGAGCCGCCAGAGCGTAATATGGTGCCTTCACAGGTTCTGGTCAACACGCCTTTACCAACGCCTTCGACCGATAATGTGCTGCTCATTATCGATGACAATGCGGACATTCGGGCGTATGTGCGGACGATATTCGAGTCGAATTACCACATTATTGAAGCCGAAAATGGACAAAGCGGCCTGGATAAAGCGACAACCAGCCTGCCTAACGTAATCATCTGCGATCTGATGATGCCCCGACTCGATGGATTTGAGTTTTGTCGCTTGCTGAAACAGCAGGAAGTTACCAGCCATATTCCCGTAATCATGCTCACCGCCAAAGCAACGGTGGAGGATCGCATTGGCGGTTTTGAGCTGGGCGCTGACGACTATCTGACCAAACCCTTCAACCCGACCGAACTTGAGGCCAGGGTACGTAATCTGGTTCGGCAGCGCGAGCGGCTGTATCAGCGATTTACCAGAGAACAGGCCACATCAATGACCGATACGGCCAGCGCGGAAGTCGGTAAATCCGGTCTGTTGGCGGCTGAACAGAACTTTATGGACCGATTATCGGCGGTAGTGACGCAGCACATTGACGATCCGGAATTTACGGTAGAGATCCTGGCCGAAGCGCTTAATATGAGCCGAACTCAATTGTTTCGTAAACTCAAAGCGCTGACCAACACAACGGCAACGAACTATATTCTGGATATCCGCATGACGAAAGCCGCCCAGCTTCTGAAAGGTCGGGAGGAGAGTGTTACACAGGTCGCATATGCGGTTGGGTTCGACAATCCCTCTTACTTTACAAAAGTATTTAAAGAACGTTATGGTGTACTACCCTCCCAGTTTGGTAAGCCACCGGTTCGTTCAGTGGATTCAGAATAG
- a CDS encoding Gfo/Idh/MocA family protein, whose protein sequence is MNPSDNATPGVDSPDQTGATGSTTSRRQFMQTGALAAAGFFIVPRHVLGGKGFIAPSDKLNIAGVGFGGKGFSDTNNSYNNGANNMVALCDVDWGLARVKENFTKHPNAKRYKDFREMLDKEGKNIDAVTVSTADHTHAVIAMAAMQRGKHVYVQKPLTHNIYEARMLTEAARKYKVVTQMGNQGSSNPQQKQMVEWFDKGLIGNVHTINLWTNRPVWPQGIPVPQPASETPVDLDWDLWLGPAQKVGYTPAYHPFKWRGWWNFGAGALGDIGCHIMDVPFRVLGLGYPTQVETSIGQVFLKDWTPEYIPEGCPPSSHVELKFPASTKNKSAVTLIWEDGGLRPFRPDMLPEGELMPENGENGVLMHGDKGLIVCGMYGDNPRLYTKSGDKLVAAPKPTGGLPENGHQVLWTEACKAGFNSKEHKALTSSFDFAGPLTESVLMGNLAIRSYTLRTPKADGKGFDYPGRKRLLWDGKNMKITNLDEANQFVKREYRQGWSLTA, encoded by the coding sequence ATGAATCCATCAGATAACGCAACGCCTGGCGTGGACTCGCCCGATCAGACCGGGGCTACCGGTTCGACAACCTCACGGCGTCAATTTATGCAAACCGGAGCTCTGGCTGCGGCAGGCTTTTTTATTGTACCTCGCCACGTGCTGGGTGGCAAAGGTTTTATTGCCCCCAGTGATAAACTCAATATTGCCGGGGTAGGCTTTGGCGGTAAAGGGTTCAGCGATACCAACAACTCGTATAACAATGGAGCTAATAACATGGTGGCTCTGTGCGACGTAGACTGGGGTCTGGCCCGCGTGAAAGAAAATTTCACCAAGCACCCAAACGCCAAACGGTATAAGGACTTCCGCGAGATGCTGGATAAGGAAGGGAAGAACATTGATGCGGTAACCGTATCGACAGCTGACCATACCCACGCCGTCATCGCTATGGCGGCTATGCAACGGGGCAAACACGTATATGTGCAGAAACCACTGACCCATAACATCTACGAAGCGCGGATGCTGACCGAAGCAGCCCGTAAGTATAAAGTCGTTACACAGATGGGTAACCAGGGGTCGTCCAATCCGCAGCAGAAACAAATGGTGGAGTGGTTCGACAAGGGGCTGATTGGTAACGTTCATACGATCAACTTATGGACCAACCGGCCCGTGTGGCCACAAGGCATTCCGGTACCACAACCGGCATCGGAAACGCCCGTCGACCTCGACTGGGATCTGTGGCTCGGACCCGCACAAAAAGTAGGCTACACACCCGCTTACCACCCATTCAAATGGCGCGGCTGGTGGAACTTCGGTGCGGGTGCACTGGGCGACATTGGCTGTCACATCATGGACGTGCCCTTCCGGGTACTTGGCCTAGGCTACCCAACCCAGGTTGAAACCAGCATTGGCCAGGTGTTCCTGAAAGACTGGACCCCCGAGTACATTCCCGAAGGATGTCCACCATCCTCGCATGTTGAACTGAAGTTTCCCGCTTCGACCAAAAATAAGTCGGCAGTTACGTTGATCTGGGAAGATGGCGGTTTGCGTCCGTTCCGCCCGGATATGTTGCCTGAAGGCGAACTCATGCCAGAAAATGGGGAGAATGGCGTGCTGATGCACGGCGACAAAGGCCTGATTGTTTGCGGCATGTATGGCGACAACCCACGACTGTATACTAAAAGCGGGGACAAACTGGTTGCAGCGCCCAAACCAACAGGTGGCCTGCCCGAAAACGGTCACCAGGTATTATGGACCGAAGCCTGTAAGGCAGGTTTTAACAGCAAGGAACATAAGGCGCTAACGTCTTCGTTCGACTTTGCGGGTCCCCTCACCGAATCGGTTCTGATGGGTAACCTGGCTATCCGTAGCTATACACTCCGTACGCCTAAAGCGGATGGCAAAGGTTTTGATTACCCAGGCCGTAAGCGACTGTTGTGGGATGGCAAAAATATGAAAATCACCAACCTCGACGAAGCCAACCAGTTCGTTAAGCGCGAATACCGCCAGGGCTGGTCCTTAACGGCGTAG
- a CDS encoding FG-GAP repeat domain-containing protein, with protein sequence MLRPVSSLFALLLLVSAVAPEPALRFNRYFVAAESYESVGVFDVDNNDTLDLVSGDFWYEGPRFRNRHLIGNEPRKDQYYDDFSTIPMDVNADGRLDFITGGWFDQTLRWVENPGKKGSTWPLHEIGKVGNVETTRAWDVDGDGVIDIVPNNPNHPLKYIKLTSPGVFRTVTVAPTQGHGLGFGDVNGDGRGDLIVSDGWLEAPANREQTPWTLHKEFSFGTASVPILVADVNGDQRNDLIVGQGHSYGLHWYEQTRDASGQRGWTKHLIDEKNSQYHCLEWIDITGDGRPELLTGKRFRAHNGRDPGEEDPVGLYYFTWDAPRKQFVKHDIAYGPAGVGKGTGIYFAVADLHKTGRKDIIVAGKDGLFVFFNEGAMKK encoded by the coding sequence ATGCTTCGTCCGGTTAGTAGTCTTTTCGCCTTGCTGCTTTTAGTCAGCGCTGTTGCCCCTGAACCAGCCTTGCGTTTCAACCGCTATTTTGTCGCGGCCGAAAGCTATGAATCGGTGGGTGTCTTCGACGTGGATAACAATGACACGCTTGATCTGGTATCGGGCGATTTCTGGTACGAAGGCCCCCGCTTCCGGAATCGGCATCTTATTGGAAACGAGCCTCGCAAAGACCAGTACTACGACGACTTTTCGACCATTCCGATGGATGTCAATGCTGACGGACGACTGGATTTTATAACCGGCGGTTGGTTCGATCAAACCCTGCGCTGGGTCGAAAACCCCGGAAAAAAAGGGAGCACCTGGCCATTGCACGAAATTGGTAAAGTCGGTAATGTAGAAACAACGCGTGCCTGGGATGTAGATGGCGACGGAGTCATCGATATCGTGCCAAACAATCCGAACCATCCGCTGAAGTATATCAAATTAACAAGCCCGGGTGTGTTCAGGACCGTAACCGTAGCGCCAACACAGGGGCACGGGCTTGGCTTCGGAGACGTTAACGGCGACGGACGAGGTGATCTGATTGTGAGCGATGGCTGGCTGGAAGCACCCGCCAACCGGGAGCAGACGCCCTGGACCTTGCACAAGGAGTTTTCATTCGGTACGGCCAGTGTCCCTATCCTTGTTGCCGACGTGAACGGCGATCAGCGAAACGACCTGATTGTAGGGCAGGGCCACAGTTATGGTCTGCACTGGTACGAGCAAACCCGCGATGCCAGTGGTCAGCGTGGCTGGACAAAGCATCTGATCGATGAGAAAAATTCGCAGTACCATTGCCTCGAATGGATTGACATAACGGGAGATGGCCGCCCGGAACTCCTAACGGGCAAACGTTTTCGGGCGCACAATGGCCGCGACCCCGGTGAGGAAGATCCGGTTGGCTTGTATTATTTTACCTGGGATGCTCCCAGAAAACAGTTTGTCAAACACGACATTGCGTATGGCCCGGCGGGCGTTGGGAAAGGAACGGGCATTTATTTTGCTGTGGCTGATTTGCACAAAACCGGCCGAAAAGACATCATTGTGGCTGGTAAAGACGGGTTGTTTGTATTTTTTAACGAAGGCGCTATGAAAAAATAA
- a CDS encoding RICIN domain-containing protein: MNSIFTLIPKPYAVGYRFAVGLLCWLGSQITALGLPIPTSFHRTGEIAKRYPATQVSAMLALPVSVSGVEAGKCYRLVSRLSGKVLGVSGTAQSDGDPLTQQTDANKLMQGWRFTATGGDYYTIQGLATQKAMQVNGSSTAEDALVEQWTYWGGAHQQWRLVRNGEGYFTILNRNSGKAITVRNASTAEGAAISQQTAGAGQNQQWSIEERSCTATATNQAPVVVATSTPLTGSSPLSVTFTGSKSYDPDGDPITYEWNFGDGSSFSTEANPVKVFTAKPGSQGVGLILNYTVQLTVIDSKGLRSPVQTFAVRLNSTNPTVQITNPVNNAKYALDKSTSYTLGATVTGSGIQSQIWQVKLRHNNSEQLVKTTSGTNPVIDISPVGCDGDDYYYVISVKVTDYANLSGQDSVRIYPDCNSAKLNVIGLTATPISNGSIRLNWTNPTLPFDKVLVVGRAGSGLTNIPLEPAYTANASFTGNGSELPGGGKVLYQGTSNSVVVTDLTAGQPYYFRVYAHAGNGWSGGVEVSTTPTSVTANRPPVVVATTTSLTGTSPLSVTFTGDKSYDPDGDQLFYEWAFSDGTYLNVANPVKTFTPQIGQHGSGSITRFTAQLTVTDSKGQRSTSQVFTISLTDNTAPTADKCYRLVSRLSGKVLGVSGTAQSDGDKLTQQTDATKLVQGWRFTATSGDYYSIQALSTTKGIQVAGSSTADDALLEQWTYWGGAHQQWRLVRNADGYFTILNRNSGKAITVRNASTAEGGQISQMTLGAGQEQQWSIVERTCTTGARVGAMEAGIAIKLWPNPANDHVLVDLSPVIGQPVGLEVNDLLGRSIQQIQLDAASAEPYRFNTSQLPNGLYLIRLTPAGQLPTTLRLLIQR, translated from the coding sequence ATGAACTCAATATTTACGTTGATTCCGAAGCCGTATGCCGTTGGCTACCGCTTTGCCGTTGGCCTCCTCTGTTGGCTGGGGAGCCAGATTACCGCGCTGGGCCTGCCGATACCGACGAGCTTTCACCGGACTGGGGAGATAGCGAAACGCTACCCGGCTACCCAGGTATCCGCCATGCTCGCCTTGCCGGTATCGGTATCGGGGGTTGAGGCTGGCAAGTGTTATCGACTCGTGTCTCGGCTGAGCGGCAAGGTGCTGGGCGTAAGTGGCACCGCCCAAAGCGACGGCGACCCGCTCACTCAGCAAACCGATGCCAATAAGCTCATGCAGGGCTGGCGCTTCACGGCTACGGGCGGAGACTATTATACCATTCAGGGGCTGGCCACCCAGAAAGCCATGCAGGTCAACGGCTCCTCGACGGCGGAGGATGCCTTGGTCGAGCAGTGGACGTACTGGGGTGGTGCTCATCAGCAGTGGCGGCTGGTGCGCAATGGCGAGGGCTACTTCACTATCCTCAACCGCAATTCGGGCAAGGCTATTACGGTGCGTAATGCCAGCACGGCTGAGGGGGCTGCCATCAGTCAGCAGACTGCGGGGGCGGGCCAGAACCAGCAGTGGAGCATTGAGGAGCGCAGTTGTACCGCTACGGCCACCAATCAGGCACCTGTAGTTGTCGCCACATCGACCCCGTTAACGGGTAGTTCGCCCTTGAGCGTGACCTTCACAGGCAGCAAATCCTATGACCCGGACGGCGACCCCATCACCTACGAATGGAATTTTGGCGATGGCAGCAGTTTCTCTACTGAAGCTAATCCTGTGAAGGTGTTCACTGCAAAGCCCGGCAGTCAGGGTGTCGGTCTGATTCTGAACTATACAGTTCAATTGACGGTCATCGACAGCAAAGGGCTGCGGAGCCCGGTCCAGACCTTTGCTGTCAGGCTCAACAGTACCAATCCCACCGTCCAGATTACCAACCCGGTCAACAATGCCAAATACGCGCTCGACAAGTCTACCAGCTATACCCTGGGCGCTACGGTTACCGGCAGTGGCATCCAGTCTCAAATCTGGCAGGTAAAGCTGCGTCATAACAACAGCGAACAACTGGTGAAAACCACGTCGGGGACTAATCCGGTTATCGATATTTCGCCCGTGGGCTGCGATGGCGATGATTACTACTACGTGATTTCGGTAAAGGTGACGGATTATGCTAATCTGTCGGGTCAGGATTCGGTCAGGATTTATCCGGATTGCAACTCGGCTAAGCTCAATGTTATCGGGCTGACGGCTACCCCGATCAGTAACGGCAGCATACGCCTTAACTGGACAAACCCAACGCTCCCCTTCGATAAAGTACTGGTGGTGGGCAGGGCTGGCTCGGGCCTTACAAATATTCCTCTGGAGCCTGCCTATACGGCCAATGCCAGCTTCACTGGCAATGGTTCGGAGTTGCCGGGAGGAGGCAAGGTACTCTATCAGGGTACATCGAACTCGGTGGTGGTAACTGACCTGACAGCGGGTCAACCCTATTATTTTCGGGTGTATGCCCACGCTGGCAACGGCTGGTCGGGGGGCGTAGAGGTAAGCACGACGCCGACATCGGTTACCGCTAATCGTCCGCCCGTGGTCGTAGCGACAACAACTTCGTTAACGGGTACATCGCCCCTGAGCGTGACCTTTACCGGCGACAAATCCTATGACCCCGACGGCGATCAGCTTTTCTATGAGTGGGCGTTTAGTGATGGCACCTACTTAAACGTGGCTAACCCTGTGAAGACCTTCACGCCACAAATAGGGCAGCATGGATCAGGTTCGATTACAAGATTTACCGCTCAACTTACGGTAACCGATAGCAAAGGGCAACGAAGCACCAGCCAGGTATTTACTATCTCGCTCACCGATAATACCGCACCAACGGCCGATAAGTGTTATCGACTCGTGTCTCGGCTAAGCGGCAAAGTGCTGGGCGTAAGCGGCACCGCCCAGAGTGACGGCGATAAGCTTACCCAGCAAACCGATGCCACCAAACTTGTTCAGGGCTGGCGCTTCACGGCTACGAGCGGAGACTACTACAGCATCCAGGCGTTATCTACTACGAAAGGCATTCAGGTTGCCGGTTCCTCGACGGCCGATGATGCCTTGCTGGAGCAATGGACCTATTGGGGGGGCGCTCATCAGCAATGGCGCTTAGTGCGCAATGCAGACGGCTATTTCACCATCCTCAACCGCAATTCGGGCAAGGCCATCACGGTGCGCAATGCCAGCACGGCCGAAGGGGGGCAGATCAGTCAGATGACACTGGGAGCGGGGCAGGAACAGCAGTGGAGCATTGTAGAGAGAACGTGTACGACTGGAGCCAGAGTGGGGGCTATGGAAGCGGGTATTGCCATCAAACTATGGCCTAACCCGGCCAACGACCATGTGCTGGTCGATTTAAGTCCCGTCATTGGCCAGCCTGTCGGTCTGGAAGTAAACGATCTGCTTGGGCGCTCAATTCAACAGATACAACTGGATGCGGCTTCTGCTGAGCCATATCGTTTCAACACGAGCCAACTCCCCAATGGCCTGTACCTGATTCGGCTTACGCCTGCCGGGCAACTGCCAACTACGCTGCGGCTATTGATACAACGTTAA